GGGCGGTCATATCAGATATGCAGTCAGTCACGAATACCTCCTTGGTAAATAATGGAGCCCCTGCTATGTGAGAGTAATGTGGCTCGTTCCATTTCCAGGACTTTCAAGACATTTTTGAGCAGTGCAGACAGGCAGGGCCGTCGCTGTCCATGGTTCTGCAAACTCTTTTATTCACAATGAAATAAAGTGGATTAAGATATCCACCATTCAGCCAAGCAAAGATTTGTAAGTTATGTCcagctttattttctgtttatgttgcaCTAACGTCATTATGGTTTCAGGTTGCAGATACGCAATGAATTATGCCAAGGGTTAGGGGTTTTGGATTTCACAGGGTGGCAGCTGCAATTTGGAGCTTAAAATGTCTCAGCATTCAGTGCATGCATTCATTCACTCTCTTGTTTGTTCATCACAAAAAAGGAGGCCTATACAAGGCAGATTTAAGACAACTGGCTTTAGAATTGATGTTTGttcaaatgttaatatttcagaACAACTGTGAATGAACCAAACACGATAAAGattgaaatgtattattttccaaaGCTGGATTTGGATGAATTTAATATGttgatattgaaaaaaaaaatccatagaGCATTACTGTTGCATTTATGTTGAAATTCTGGCcatggtatttttatttagagattACATCTTCATTTATAAAAGACCAGAGTTGTGAGTCTGTAAACATtcctgcttttcaaaaatgttgacCAGATTCACTGTAAATTGAGCTCTTATTTAATTACTCTATGCCGACTTGAAAAccagtttaaaacagaaaaggtcaaaagtaaattaataaactaagaaaaacttaaaatcccagaatgaaatgaaagacGTGATGGTTTCCACCTGTAGAGGTCGCTGTTTCCAAATCAATGGTTCCATTCTCAATTGCTGCTCTGAATTCAGGATGAGGTTCTGTGCTTACAGATAGGATTTCTGATCAAACATTTGGGTCATtatttgaaagcaaaacaatttttatagATGTAAAATAGTGATCATGATGAGAATAGTTGTTAGTCAGATTGACCGGACTGTTGcaagaaaactattttaatcagtgatttctttttcacattgacatttcaatagaataaaaaaaaaacaaatttaagaaatgACTGGTTGGTTTAATGTTGCTCATCTGGTCAAACTAAGAAATTTGCTGAAGCTCCCAAAAAGCAACTAACTTTCTGCTTAGAGAGCCTGCCCATTCACTTTATGACAATTCATTTCTCTTTGAGATCTTTCAGCTCAGAGTTAGCTTACTAGTTATTAGTCATTATAAGTCTAATAAATCTTACTCTGAAGGATTTACTCTGCTAATATGATGAAAGAAGACGTCATGTAGGAAGAGATTCAGAAGATAAATGCCAGTGGAACAGATGGCTTTCGGACACAGGCCACAAAAGGCCCTAACCTCTCTCAAGTGCTGCATTCCTGCAGAGTAATACTAGAGTGTGGCATTCATAACAAGGTGCAGCAAGGTGTAACACTTTGTATGATACCGTTTCTGCTTTCAGGAGGGCCAGCCTTGTTTATCGACTGCAGCTTTTGGTCGGCTTTTCAAAAAACTGCCTTAAAGTCTCAGGCGGCATCGCTTCCCAGGCCCCCCCTGGGAGGAACTTTTGTTCTGGCCAGGAAGCCTCCCCTGCCTGCAGGTATAGGATGACAAGGCTTTATATGCCGCTGCCTATAGATGGGAAAGAGGCAGGGCAAAACCTGAACTTCGAATGAGTCGTGCTGCTGCTTGTGGAGAATTTAACACTGATGACTGCAGGTTGTACTCAGCCGTCTTACGCTGACAGAGCGGCTGCAGGAGGAGGCGGATATTAGCAGGAAAGATGGACTTCCTCCTCATTTGGCCATGAGACAGCAGCAGACTTCTACATTAGACTAAACTGACAATTTAGCCGCAGGTATTAGTTTGTCTTCATTTTCAGAttcaaatatataaacattGTAATGATGATTCCTGTAATCTAATAAACTTTTGCTTTTCGAATGCCTCAACATTTTGCCAACAATCACTACAGCCAGccatcatcagtgtgtgaatgtccCCTATGAGATCTTAGTGGGACTTATTGaccattataaataaaatcagtaataataatgaaagtaattattattactactaataataagaattattattattattattattattattattattattattattattattattattattattattattattattataactttaAACCTTGTGGTAGAAAACTAGCATTTTGACCAGAAACACAATAAAGCATTATTGACTTCTAATTTTAACAGTGGAAGAATATCGGAAACAGTGCttacaacacacacatttactAGAGGAAGactacacacacactcacacacggatgtttttttcttctttgggtCAGTaccattatgtttttttatgttggaaCCAGGCAGCaagtgaaaactgaaacaacatCCATGTTGGTAAAATGCAGAAATAGTCTTATCAATAACTTACAACTCAGACagcaaataaatattcatatcatTTGTGAAATATACAAAGTACTTCTTTCAGTTAACACACAGTAGACTATCACATTATAAGAACATTGCAGATGCTCGTGCCTCAAGCTGAATTCCTTATTCTTCTTAATGTGAATCTGACAAAAAGTGCTTCTCCATGTACAGTCCCCTCTTCAGCTTCCATAATGATTCATAGCACTTAACAATCGGAAAATAGTACTTGGATTCTGACAAACATAAAGCTTATATGCTGCTGTACAGGCCAGCTGAACATATGCTCTGAGGGTAGTTGATGGATGAGGCTTGTACATACAAAATAGGATGGATATTACATTATTACTTATTACGTTTGTTTACATGACAGTTACATTTGTAAGAAATCGGACGTCAGTTATCAGAGGATTATACAGCAGTGGAGTTGTAGGCCAGAGTCTCCAGAGAGCGGCAGGTTTTTAGAAAGGTGTAAAAACCAGAAACACTTTGGTGGCCTTTGAGTTCCCCTTCCTTATTGATTGAACTTCCCTTTATCACTGTACACCAACAAGAACTTCCATCAATCCAGAATTTGGGATCCAAGACATTTTCTCACATCCTTCCTTGCAGTCAAGCTGCAGCATGTGCCGAGATCAAGGATCTGTGTAGATGAGTCATAGCAGAGGGAGATGAAATCCAACCTCACCTCTAAAAGTCTGCTGAGTCATCAGGCTGTTGACCTCGACCTTTCCTATCACGATGCCGGCGTCTCCGGCGTTCACCACGCCGCCCCTGCTGATGATGCGTGTGCTGGGCACCTTGAATGTCCCTCAGCTTCCTCACCATCTCATGGTCCTTGTTGCCCAGCACCCGAGGCAAGAAGAGTGAGGCTTTATCAGTGCTCCGAGTTTTAAAGCCTCGCCGCGGCCGCCCTTTCCCGTTGATGGAGATGTACCATTGCCTCCTGACAGAGGCCCGAcgcttgctgctgctgctgcctgttcCCGGTGGTAGGGGCTGCTCTGTGAAGTGTTGTCGTGATGCATAGGTGTTGTACCCCAACTCATGGATCCGTTCCACAAATTCACACTCCTTGTTGAAAACCTCCTGGGGAAAGGAAGAGGGGAAAAGGAGTGACCAAGATGTCAGTTTTTGGAGgattaattgtgtttttgtttcccttctTTAAGgtttcttataaaataaaaagttggctgcaaataaaacaaactcactCAGTTTAACTTTATGTAATGCAAAATGTTTCGActtatgtgaaaacattttttaactgttgTCCTAAATGTGTTGCAGTGAAGCTGAGGAGGACAAGGTGACAGAAAGCTGAACAGTATGAATATGTATATGTATTTGTCTTCACTAATAAAATGGGGAATTAgagtaattttcatttttaagtatttttgtccaTATCAGTATGTTACAACCATTTGTGTTTCTCAGAACTGGTAGAGCGGAAATAAATTAACCACCTACGTTTGGtgtaaaacacaaagttgtggTTCATGATCTCTGGGGCATAAACAGAAGAAAGACAGGCTGTAATTGTGTACTGACCGAGGCGTACAGCCTTCCTTTATCGTTCATGGCTAGATATTTGCCTGAGAAAAGCCCTTTTATAGCCACGACACCCACATCCACTGCTGTGATCTCCAAGATgcctgcagagaaacagaaatattaaaggtAAACTTGAAGTCATATTTTTCATACTTAGAAGTGCAGCTCTTCCGTTtacatgaaacataaataagCAACGAAGAATTTTTCTCCTGTGctgttaaaattaatttcttgcGGCAGCCTCGTTACGGGGGACCGTTCCGTTTATTGACGCATTGAGAGGCTTCAACAGGCTCTCATTAGATAAATACATCCGCTTTATGCTAATGCTGCTGACCGGGATCCGGAGATCGACCTGCATGTCGGCAGATTTCAGCCTGAGTGAGGAGCTCCGAGTGTCTCCGAACACACTCCATACATCACTTAGCTGGATCACTAAATCACACGAATCATTTCTGTGAGTAATGCAGACTGAAGTCTAAAATACAcacagaaagcaagaaaaaaatagaaagtaaataagaaagaaagagatgaaGAAAGAGGGCGTTTAAATTTAGCCCGATAAAATGTTACTgttaattttctccaaatcttGAAGTTCTTCCTACACTTGAGCCCAGGTCTCCTCGGATTTGTAATGAACATCTTAAGCTTCTAAAAGTTCtgtctttgtaaaaacaacaaaaaaagctactCACTGAACGGATTATTCTCCTCCAGTGATCCATCAATCTTCCCGTTAGGATGGATCTGTAGATGATATTTGGTAGCGCAGTAAAGTTTCCTGCGCCTCGGCGCTCCTCCGAGGTGCTCATACACTCCTCCGCGCCCCCCGGCGTCTCTCCGCTGCCGGGGGTCACAACCCTGGCTAGGCGAGCAACGGGCCCGGGGCCAAACGGGGTCCAGCAGGCTCGCCAACACCAGCAGAGGAATCATCAGCATTGTGGCATGGTCGGCGGGGAACGATTGTTGCAAAAATTCGGATAATACCCGGCCAGCCCTCCGGGTCCCATGAACGTGTCGGGCCCCTAAAGCTGGAGAACTCCAGCCCCGGTGTACATCCAAGCCCCACGGGCAGCTCTGACAGCACAGCCGGCCCCCGGGTTGGGATCCTCCTTGCCTCTCCTGCAGGAAAGCCCTCGTTTGAAGCTGACTGAGAGCCTCGCCTCAGACTGAGCGCAGATATAAAAGAAGCTTGTGGCGACAATAGGCTGAACTTCGACCAATTGATACAAAGGAGAGGGGAGGCAAAAGGTATTAGTCCTGTGTGAAGTGAGAGACAGCGGCATGGATAAAATTACATAGTGGCAAAGTGCGAAACAGCTCTCCTCTATGAACTCCTCTTCTGAAATATCCTAAAAGAGCAAATTAGACATCCCAAATTATACAGGCGGTCTGAGCCTGCGCCAGCCACCGCAGCAGGTGAGGAAGAACTCAGCTGCTGGAACCTTCTTTCATCTCAAAAGtcagagaaatgaaaagtgAACCTTTGTGTCTCTTGGGTTTTTTCAAATTCACTTATCCTCAGCTTTACTCCATAGAGCTCAGAACTTGATGCACTTGTCCATCCTAAGCAGAGCAGAAGCATCTGTTGCTGGTACTTGATGTACAGAATCCGATCCACAGCTTCCAGAAGTGAAGAACCCACAGCTTTGTCAAGTTTCCCGTCTTCTTTGCTCCTTAATATTTATAGGCTCTTCCTGACCTGTTACCTTTTACTGCCATTATTAAAGAATGTTTCtgggaagaaaagacaaatttgtTTGGTGTCACAAGGTTCCCTGTCTACTCTTCACTCTGCAGAACCTCCTCCCCAAGCCTCAGTCGTCATCCTCACCAACAGCATCTCCCAGACTTTCCCAACCCAATGCCCCAGCTCTGGCTAGGCAGCAGCCGGTGGGCGGAAGAGCAGCAGGCTAAATGACTACTGCCTAAATTGCTTCCATCTTGGTCACATTATGGTTTGCATTCTGGTAATTAGCACCATCTTCTACAAATCTCTCTGCCCTTTGGCGCTACTCCACTGCTGCTATGAAGGCCTCTGCTGAGAATCCCCCAGAGAGCAGACGGTTAATTTGTCTTCCCCTCCCATACATCACCCAGCTAGTTGCCTCTGTCACTTAATTTATCCTGATGatcaggaaaaaaatctgctctttTAATTACAAATGGGCTTTATGCCTCCAAAACCCCTCACAAGTCAGACAACACACCAAAACATCAGCCAGGCAGTGTGTATCAGTGGTTGTTCTGGTGGCCATTTCTAAGCGAGATGGCCTTGATGTGGTCAAATGCTGAAAAGGGTGGAACCTCAGATGTGGTGTGCTGTTTCTCtcagaaactattttaattatGCTCCCCTCCACGCCGCCCACAAAGCCTCCCAGCAATAGGCCAGGCAAGCGCTCTCAATTTGTGAAGCACACACTCACGTGTATGTCTTCCTTTTCAACATCAGAAAGAGTGtgttgtgtgcgtgtgttaTACGACAAAGCTTAAGAGGAGGATAAGACCTTAAACACCGCTTGTAATCAGgtttacaacaacaaaacagcaactTTAGCTCCACTTTGACATTTGCCATCATACAGTCAAAAAGCTCATAGAATGAAAGCCAAATGAAAgatcttctgtctttttctcaaGCCTTTGGACTGTTGCATTAAGACCACCATGCCATATGAGTGAGATGATGAAACACACCAGGGGGGCATGTAAAGCTGACAGACAGGAAATCATAAAAAAGGCAGAGCTGCTGTCAAAGGGATGTGAAGACTACAGCCAGAGCTGCCGGGTAGTTTTTCAGGTTGTTGAAGTCGATCTATTATCACTTCCCTCTGGTGGTTCAAGAAAGACTATAAAGCATCATTATTGTTAATGATGACATGCACCCAGaacttggaaaataaattgtttccaATTTATGAATACCATCATTTATGAAAGGCTGTCCACTATCCAGTAAACTCTGGTAACATTATATCTTAGTGACTTCAGCACAATAATTTTATGAGCATTTTGTGATATCAGAggttaaaagcaaaaatgagacaagtgcattttgaaaatatgttgcGCTGTGCCTCAGCGTGTGAGGAGACGATCGGAGCAGCTGTTTGATTCCCTGACCTGGATACCGATTTCCCAACCTTTCAAATTGTTTGCCAAAGACAAATCAGCTCTGTTTGGGATCTTTGTCCTGCTACCTTCACAATACAAAGTTGACTAATTGGCCCTTCATTGAAGCCAGGAGCCATTCGACTTCACATTACACTGCACACTTGCATCCAGACCAAACAGAGATCACATCCTATCAAGTCTCCAGTTCACGTTGGGGACGTTTGAAGCTGCGCTCACAagaaagtagattttttttaaatgctttaaaacatCCAATTCATCCAGTTTAACTGTTTCAACCATTTTCTTTGTCAATAAACTCTTGAAAAATGAATCAATACCAAACCACATGAAGTGCTCTGACACAAAACCCAAAAGcatacattttaactttttctcctttttttctctaatcATGAATGAAAGCGAGGATTTTTTTAGAGCTCCTTTTTTAATTGACCTCCCCAAAATTCTCCCCCACCACCAGCTCTCAAAACCCTCTTAGCACAAAAGGGTTTCTTTTCTGCAATAATACAAATGTTATTAGCAAGGCCCTTTTCTTGGCTCCCTCTTTTAATGGAGGGAAAAGGAGGTACCAGTAATCCAGAGCAAATCAAAATGACCTTTGAACCCTTTCTGCTGTACTTTTTCTCATGGGCAGATTTCTTTAGTGAAGCGGTGATCAGAGGGCTGAATCCAGCCGCTGCCTCTCGTCTCCTGACAAATCGCTGCAGAGCCTCTTTTGTCCCCAGGACTTTGATCTCACCTGCTTGTCAGACTCTTCAGAAAGAAGTCTAGTACAGTTCCAGCACATAGCAAAcaaatcagcaaatattttagcacccctccacacacacacgcacacacacacgcacacacacctccctGAACCCCTTGTGTTTGCTGTCCGCTTTCTTTCCTCTCACCCTTCTTCAGTTTATCAAACTGgtctgttggttttcttttaagtttgcCTGTTTTAAACAATCCAGATTTATTTCCTAgtattagtttttgtttctgggCAGTGTGGTTGTCACTGGGACATTTCAACAAAAGGCCTGTGGTTTGAGCCTCAGCTCGGGCCTTTCTGTGTGGACTTAACATGTTGTCCCCGTGCACATGAAGGTTTCCTACAGGAAATCCGTCTTGTTCCCACAGTTCAAGAGCAAgcatgttaggttaattggtgaTTCTAAATTGCCCTTAGGAGAGAGCTTGTGCTCACAGGATTGTTTTTCTCACGTCTTTGTGTTGCCTCAGTAATAGACTACCCGTCAAAGCTGCAAGATCATGGACTCAAAGCTATTTAAAGTTTGCCAGAGCTTCTCTTTACTGAGCCCAAGACAAactgtcaaaaacatttaggcatcaataaaaatctttatttagaCAACTTAGCACcgtttatttttctgccacgtttttatggtttttagaGAGTGAAGccatctttctttctatttaatGAGAGGGAGGATGTTTCTCCAAGGGCGATGTTAGCAGTGAGAAAAAATTGTTCCATGCTCTTAGTTCAGTTTTGATGTGATTGCACTTGACCTCTCAGCAACAAAGTGAGTCAGGTTTGTCTCATCACTTTGCTTTGTTGAGGCTCCACTATTCTGATCTTTCTACATTAATGCTTAGGAAAGTGATGGAAGTAAGCCAAATTAATTTGTTGTACTGTACCAGTGTTCTGGTCATAAGGGAGCCAATGTTTCCTAAGGGAAGGAAAAAACTTACACCACATCCCAGCCCCTCGTTCAATAGACCTTCAGAAGGAGTGGTACTGattatgaaaatgaaacatggagCGGGTAATTACCCAACACAGTAAGATTGTCATAATATTAGTGAatggaatatattttaaacttttaattaaatctcaAATAACTTCAGAATAGCAGAACTTAGGGGAGTGACCCCAAGAGGTTTCTTTAGGTAAAAATCTGTGATGGTTCAAGGTTCTGTGGAAGCAGGTCCAAGCCTGCACTGGCCTGGAGAGTGGGCAGGCAGGTGGGTAAAGTGGACCTTGCTCAGCATTATCACCAGAATTTTCTTTGTCCCATGGGTTGAGATGTTCAGGGGAAGGTTCTGGCAGTCAGGTTTCCAGCTGGGTCATCTGAGAGAGCAGAAACAGGGAAAAAATATCAGAAGAGAAGTAAATGCTCAGTTGGGTTTTAGCTATGTCAAGAAACCAAAGTTTCACCATGGTGATGAAACTGTGTGAAGGCGGAGCTTAAACATCAGGCCATGATGAGTGAAAGACgtcagtgtgaaaacaaaatgacacaattcGCTTTTCTGTCAGAATGCATTTtgattaagtaattttttttattaacacaGAGTGATTCAATGCAAATTTCACAAAACCCATAAACTGGATTTAACTACTTATTTTTAATAGATAAGGCACACATCTAGGTGAGGGTCAGTTCTACTCACTGTAATGTTTCAGgccatgtaaaacaaaaaactctaaTCTAAAGACAGTATTACATTGGTAGTGCTTTATTAGAGCAGATTTATCCCCTTTAAATAGCTTTGTTCATTTGCTGTTCTGTATGTAGATTGTACCAGTGGACCagagcttttttgttttttctgtgactAGTTCCTTTTTTTCAGCCTCGATCAGAAGATGGCTGATTGAGCAAAGCCAGGCTTTAGTGGAAATTTCCTCCTGTGAAACTGAGAGACCTTCCTGTCTTCTGTCATCACATACTTTCTCAGGATGAGGCAACTGCTTCATGACATGATCAACTCAACTGAATCCATCATTATAAACAAGATTGAGAAGATTGTTTCTAAATGGATCTGAATATATGATTGCACTGAAATGTTGTGACTGATAATTGTGTGTCAGATGAAATAGGAAGCTGTTTGTCTTGCAAAGTGTCTTGATTCATGTTGGGAAGAGGTCCTGTACAAATACAGTGGAAACATAGCCAGGCTGAATTTGTACTGTACTGGGCTGACTATACTCATTTAGACCATAGttataataaatacaatatagttaccttttaataaatgaaactgagtttttttttgtgaactaGAGACTTACACATGCCTATCAGTTAATATCAGCTTTATTGGATATTTTTCAGGGAGCTTTACTGAAGTTACCTGATGCTGTCCAGAACCATACGGTTcaaacaacaagaacaaaacgGTGCAGagcataaaacatttcatctctAGTGTTGGACTGGAGTCAACACTGCAATATTTGAAGAGCTGCATTTTAAGAAACTGTCACGGACAACAGACGTCCTCCAGCAGAGGGGAGTCAGACAAAATAATGTGTCCTGTGAGTTCATTGGAGATGAAATTGGTTTTGAtgcagaaaagaagaaatgtgagTAAGGCTGAAATGAAAGACGGCTGGAAGGTTAAAGCATCTTCACAAGATGATTCCAtttgctctttaaaaacaactatAATCTATGTACCgattttgtccttttctctttcttacatACTTTCTCTTCCTTGCCACTCTCTCTTTCTCGCACTGTCAGTCTTTGTCTCTCTTTCACTTGCTTTCCCTCTGTAACCAGATAAGTCTGTCCTATACTTCTACAGCTCTTTGATTGTTAGCTGCAGGTTTCAGATGCCCGTAGAGTGGCTGCACCTTCCAACAGGCAAATGATTGTGGAAGGATGAAACTTTAGAGGGCATCAATGGCTGTGGCAGAAACACAcaagttctctctctctctctctctctctctcgcacgcacacacacacgcccacacacaccaacaccCCCATCCTCCCACACACAAAAAGCATCACACCTACTCTTGAGCACCAGCAGCAAATTGTGGCTCAGTGGCCAAAGCCTCTGACCCTGTCATCATATGTTTAATTCCtaataatgtaaaaagaaagCTGAGAGGTTAAAAAAATGATGTAAGTTAATAGACAATCATTCAAACTTCCACCACCAGCAACACTTTGGCAGACAAAACCAACTACAATAAGCGCAACATCTTCTTCAAGCTATATAGTCCAAGTCTactctaaaataacaaaagtaagTGAGGAGGTAAAACACCTTGTTACCATGGTGCAGCTAGCAGTCTCTCAGCTGAGAGACAAATAACTGTGATGAAAACACACGAAGgactctgaatgttttttatgttcataaaGGCCATGACCCATTCATTTGGGTTTGTGTTCTGATCCTTTTTGAATTGTGATTCTTATTTAGGTTTTGCTATTTTTAGTTCACTATTGTGTTGTGATTATCTCCGGTGTTCTGCTATCCgtacattttgctttatttatgtCAGTGTTAAGCTTTTCTCCTTtggattttatatattttggtattttagtTTGTCTCCTTCTGTGTTTGCTGTGTTGGTCTTCTTCCCTCAGCCTCCCTTCTCAGCACTCTACCACAGTTATTCTGCATTCACCTGATTATGCTTATCTGGCTTCCATGTCATCAATCAAACTCCCTCAGTATTTAGATTCATTCTTCATTGCTAGTTTCTTCTGTTGGACTCGCAACCTGTAAATCTTATTATTTGTTCTTGAATTCTGGTCCTCTCCACCACCAAACATCATGACATATGATTACAAAACAACCTAAAGAAATCATATGATAGGCTGGTTTTTATGCCATTCATAAAGTTGTCCTACAGAGTTTGCATATATGATTGTAGAGAACAGAAAGTAGCAGTCACTGAGCAGATAGTCTTTTTATTCGCATAACAGAGAAGAATAACATGTGATTGCTTCTTTTGTAAAACTGTTACGCCCCCAAGGTCTAGGGGTCCAGGGgcggtaacataaaaatgtccagagaaaagggattaaataaaaaaggtgatttattacaaaaaggtGGCTtcacagaaccaaaacacagTACAACATgaccaaatcaaaacaaaagaaaagggttAACAAATTCAAGATTGGGTAAATGCAAATTATATTACTAGAGGTTCAAACAAATCAGTCTAAAGATAActcaaaaacaacccaaaagaaaggacaaaaggGAGCACCAAACCTCCCAACACAAGCCTCTAACTTGTACAAAGCTTAAAGCAGATTCAAACTACTTAGCAATAGCAAGAACAAAATTAGTCAAACAGCCCAAAGCagttggcaaaaaaacaaatgttgggGTCAGCTTTACAAAGCCTCTTCCTGCTAGCTGCCCCCTGCAGGAATGATTTCCAGGCCTTTTATACAGTGCAGGTGGGCCTCCTCAGCGTCTGATTGGCTTTGCTGGTCCAATGGAGTGACTGCTCTCCTGCAGCctccaggcagccaatcaggaaggtGTTCTGGCACAGCTGAACCTGcataacaaaacaaaggagcatgcacagcctcaagaggccaggggccgtaacaaaaacaataatacaatCTGTGAATTTAACAATCAGTTACAGATTGTGGGTTGCATGGTGGCCTGGTTGGTATCACTGTTGTGTTGCAGTAAGAAGCTAAGGGTTTTAAATCCTGGAGTCTGAACGGTATCCCCAACAAAAACATGTACACTAAGTTAAAGATACAGTATGTGACTCTTATAAACaatatatgttttacatatttgttaaagctacCACCAAATTAAGCTCTCTGTCTCCTCGCTGTAGTCCTACTGAATCTGCAGATATACATcgctctgtcagaaacaaccaatcagagccaggaggagggtcttagtgttGTCAGTCACCATCGTGAAcatgctgctcaatgtgctaatggtggagaatcAACTTacatgaaaactgtttatctgctgtcagtGGTGGCCATGGCAACTAGCCTGAGCTTTCACAACAGGCTCTGTTGTGGGGAACTAGCTGTAGCATCACACACAGCGAGCGGGAGGGAGGTTGAGAAGagcatacatttattttatttaaatagtgtGTAGATATTATACATGTGGAGGATTGAAGTTACATATATGGAGCTCTGTAGATTTACACCAGCTGAGAGAAACTGTTA
This genomic interval from Gambusia affinis linkage group LG02, SWU_Gaff_1.0, whole genome shotgun sequence contains the following:
- the fgf3 gene encoding fibroblast growth factor 3, producing the protein MLMIPLLVLASLLDPVWPRARCSPSQGCDPRQRRDAGGRGGVYEHLGGAPRRRKLYCATKYHLQIHPNGKIDGSLEENNPFSILEITAVDVGVVAIKGLFSGKYLAMNDKGRLYASEVFNKECEFVERIHELGYNTYASRQHFTEQPLPPGTGSSSSKRRASVRRQWYISINGKGRPRRGFKTRSTDKASLFLPRVLGNKDHEMVRKLRDIQGAQHTHHQQGRRGERRRRRHRDRKGRGQQPDDSADF